The DNA window GGATTTATGACAAAGGAGGACCTGCCATTCTATTTGAAAAAGTAAAGTCCAGTCCATTCATGGCAGCTTCCAATCTTTATGGAACGAATGAACGATCGGAGTTTATTTTCAGAAGTTCGCTGGCAAAAATGGAGCAACTCATTCGATTAAAAGTAAATCCTGCAGAACTGCTGAAATCTCCGTTTAAATCAATACGCCTTTTACCATTTCTTACCAATGCACTTCCCAAAAAAGTTATTTTCAATAAACCAGTGCTTCAACATCAAACCAAAATAAGTCAATTACCTTTAATTAAATCCTGGCCTGATGATGGAGGGGCCTTTATAACCTTACCTCAAGTAATCAGTTTCCCTCCCGAATCCAAATCGCTTAAAGATGCCAATGTTGGGATGTATCGGATTCAGTTAACCGGCAACCAATACCTTCCTGAAGAGGAGGTAGGACTGCACTATCAATTGCATAGAGGAATTGGAATTCACCATAAAGCCTATAATCAAACGACAAAAGAATTTAAAATTAGTATTGGAGTGGGTGGACCTCCGGCCTATTCTTTGGGTTCTATCTTCCCATTACCTGAAGGAATGAGTGAAATACTTTTTTCCGGATTGCTTGGTAATAAAAGATATCCATACACCTGGCATGAAGGTTATTTCATTCCAGTTGAAGTTGATTTCTGTATCACGGGTACTGTCTTAAAAGATCAACTAAAACCTGAGGGTCCATTTGGAGATCACTTGGGGTATTACAGTCTTACACATGATTTTCCGGTTCTAAAAGTTCACAAAATATTTCATAAGACTGATCCAATTTGGCACTTTACAGTAGTTGGAAGACCTCCCCAGGAAGACTCAGGTTTCGGCCACCTCATACATCAGATGGTAAAGGAACTTACTACTAATGAATTTCCGGGGGTTAAGGAAATTCATGCCGTGGATGTGGCAGGTGTGCATCCTCTGTTATTGGCTATTGGATCAGAAAGATACATGCCATTTCGAGAAAAATCCCCTGAAGAAATTCTTACTCAGGCAAACCATATTCTTGGAAAGGGACAAACTTCTTTAGCAAAATATTTATTCATTTCAACTAATGATGATGCACCGAATCTCACAACTAAAAATGTCCCTGAATTTTTTGATTACTTTCTGCGCAGGGTAGATTGGAAAAATGATCTGCATTTTTATACGAAGACAACAATTGACACACTTGACTATTCCGGTGAAAACTGGAACAGTGGCTCAAAGTTGGTGGTGGCCTGTAATCGAAATATACAAAGAACTCTTTCTCGGGAATTGGGTGATTTTCCAAACATTTCAACTGTTCAAAAAATTAAGTTGATAGCTCCAGGGATAATCGCACTTGGAGTCCCAAAATACAAGAATGCTATTCAAACCAAATCGGAAGTAGAAGCAATCAGTGAAGGATTAAAACATAACGAAACCAATGGTTTTCCTCTTTTGATCCTGGTCGATGATGCTGAATTTGTATCCAGCAATTTTAACAACTTTTTATGGGTAACATTTACAAGAAGTAATCCTGCGAACGATATTTATGGAGTTGATGAATTCATAGAAAATAAACATTGGGGTTGTAAAGGCTCATTAATTATTGATGCACGAATAAAACCCCATCATGCGCCAGAATTAATTGTTGACAAACATGTTCAAGATAAAGTTGATGAGTTATTTCATTCTGTTGCTTGTTTAAAACCATTTGCTTAAAATGAACATACATCCGGATTTTAAAATCATGATGGATGAAATTCTGGGTGATGAATTTGATTCATTTGCAAATGCATTAAATGAAAAACCTCCTATCAGCATTCGATTAAATCCATTAAAACCTCAAAATAATTTTAATCTAATTCAAAAGGTACCTTGGGCAAGCCATGCCTATTATTTAGAAGAAAAACCAATATATACTCTGGACCCCTATTTTCATGCAGGACACTATTATCCTCAGGAGGCATCTTCAATGGTAATTGAATCCATTGTAAAACAACTTCCCCTACCCCCTTCACCAAACATTTTAGATGCTTGCGCTGCACCCGGGGGAAAGTCCACTCACTTATCTTCCCTTTTCCCATTGACTTCCTTGATTCATTCTCATGAGTTTAATTCACATCGGAGTGAAATCCTAAGACAAAATATAGAAAAATGGGCTTATCCCAATTGCCTGGTAAGTTATGGTCCATTGCAAAACTTATTAAAAAGCGGTGTTAAATACGATCTCATACTGATTGATGCACCTTGCAGTGGTGAAGGTATGTTTAGAAAAGAAAAGGAGGCCAGCACTCAGTGGAATAGAAAAAAAATCGAGGGCTGTGTTAGTATGCAAAAGGAAATATTAAAATCAATGGCAGATTTATTGGCTGATGGTGGATTTATCATCTATTCTACTTGCACCTTTAATAAGCTCGAAAATGAAGACAGAATCAGTAATTTCATAAGTGATGGGAATTTTGAATCCATTAAAATCACTGAAATTGATGGCATAGACTTAATATCTTCCCATGAAAATAATGTCCACGTTTATAAGAGTTTTCCGCATAGAAATAAAGGCGAAGGATTTAGTTTTTCAATTTTAAAAAAACATGGAAATAAACCTGATAAGGAACATCACACAAAAGCTTGGGCTCACAAGAAAGATTTGCCCCTAAAAGGGTCTGAATTCCTTGATTTGCCGTTTGATTCTTCCACTATCATCCATCAGTCAACACCATCAATCATTCCATCGCATTTAGAAGATTCCATCTTAAAAATTTACGAATCCGGATTGAGAATCAGACACATAGGAATTCCATTGGGTCATTACAAGGGGAAGGATTGGTTTCCCGCCCATGGTTTATCTCAATCCCCATTTCTTAATTCAAATTTGACTTTTGTTAATTTAGAAAAAAATGTAGCTTTGGATTATCTTCGGGCTAACCAATACTTGTTACCAGAAGCTAATAGCGAGCAAGTTTGGCAGATTGCCCGATTTGAAGAGGCGAATCTTGGGTGGTTGAAACAAATTAATGGAAAATTTAAAAATTACCTGCCAAAGGAAATCAGAATTCATTCACTGTAATTTTATGCTTATGCGCCAGATCTTTATCCTTTTATTTCTTTGCATCTTTCAAGTTTTAAGGGCCAATTCCATTCCAGAATTAGAACAATGCCTTATAAACCGCATTGGATCAGACAAAATAGAAGTGCTTTATGAACTTAAGGATCAGGATAACCAAGAGCTTGAGATTCGTTGTAAAGTTTTTTGGGCGAATGGTATTCAGGCACATCAAGAAATCACCAATCTTAACTTTTCAGGAGACTTTGGATTTCCAATTAATCCTGGAGCCAATAAGAAAGTTACCATACAGACTTCAAATCCAAATGGATTTCAAGGTGAAATTAGAATCATATTAAGTGCTTATGATCGCGAAAATATTGATATTTCTGACATTTTAAATCAGATAAATGTCACACGGTTTGAAAATGATCTTCTTACGTTACAAGGCAAAAGAAATGCAGTGACTGATCCTGCGTTTTTACAAAAATCAAGGACTTATCTCACTGAACAAATGGCTGCTCATCTTCCGGTAACAGAGCTAAAGTCCACAGTACCTCAATACACTTGTATTAACTATGAATCCAATCAATGGGGAACTGACCTGCCTGGAAAAATTCAAATAGTGGATGCACATTATGATAGTTATGGGCAATCACCGGGAGCAGATGACAATGGCTCGGGAACGGCCGGCGTATTGGAAATCTTACGGGTACTATCCAAGTATGCAGCCAAAAAAACTGTTCGCTACCTTCTTTTTGATCTTGAAGAATCAGGTTTGGTTGGCTCTAATATTTATCTCAATAATCAAATCAATAAAAAAGATACTGTAGAGTCAGTTTTCAATTTTGAAATGATTGGTTACTATACTGAAAAAGAAAATACTCAGGATTTACCAACCGGATTTAACTTTTTATTCCCGGAGGCTTATAATCAAGTCATCGCCAATAAGCGAAAAGGAGATTTTATTACCAATGTCGGAAATACCAATTCGAAAAAACTTATAGAAATTTTTGCAAATGCATGTAAGAATTATGTACCCTCTTTAAAGTACATTTCTTTGGAAGTTCCTGGTACCGGGAGTATGGTACCTGACTTGAGAAGAAGTGATCATGCTAATTTTTGGGACAAAAATATACCTGCATTGATGTTGACTGACGGGGCAAATTTTAGAAACAAAAATTACCACACTCCAAAAGACAGCCTTCACTACCTTGATCTTGCCTTCGCTTCCAATGTTTTAAAGGCAACCATTGCAAGCCTCATTGAGGTGGCTGGTATAGAACATGGTACCAGTAAAAATTTCACCTTAAGTGAACAGACCCAAAATGATGACCAAATAATCTCTCAAACCAGGCTAAATATTTATCAAGGAAAGCTATGGATTGAATGTCCTGCCTTTTGTGAAAGTTTCAAATTAACTCTAATTAATCAGCAGGGTCAGATTTGTATCCAAAAAATATTAAAAGAAGATGGAAGCGATCGAAAGATTGTTGACTTAGGTCATCTTCCAGGAGGCTTGTATTTTGCAACACTGTCAAAAGGCAGTCGAACGAAAACCATTAAATGTCTGCTCAACCATTAAACACTAACGGTTCAATCGTATATCTTCTTCTTGGCACTAATCTAGGGAAGAGGAAATATCAATTAGATAAGGCTAAAGGATTTATTGAAAATTTGATTGGAAAAATCCAGTCAGAATCCTCGCTTTATGAGACCCAACCTTGGGAAAATCCTGATCAATCGAGTTTTTTAAATCAGGCTATCGCAATTAAAACTCAATTGACACCGGATCAGATGTTACAAGAAATTCATAACATTGAGAAACAAATGGGTAGAGTCCGCAAGGAGAAAAACGAGCCTAGAATTATAGACATCGATATTTTATTATGGGGAAAGAATGTTATTAAAGGAATGGATTTAGAGATTCCTCATCCAAAATTGCATTTACGTAATTTCGTACTTGTCCCCTTAATGGAAATTGCCGGTAACGAAATACACCCAATATTTAAAAAAAGCATTGAGGAACTTTATGAAGAATGTGAAGACCCTCTGGAAGTTTATACGATAAATTGATGAAGAAGAATATCCCTTATAACTATATCTGCATTGAAGGCAATATTGGAGCAGGAAAAACGACCTTAACTACAAAACTTGCTACTGATTTGAATAGCAACCTGATCTTGGAACAATTTGCAGAAAATCCGTTTCTTGAATACTTTTATAAGGAGCCGGAACGTTATGCGCTTGCCGTTGAATTGTTTTTTCTGGCAGAAAGGCAAAAACAGCTTCAAGCGACCATAATGAATAAGGACTTGTTTACTGAATTCACGCTGGCAGATTATTCTTTGATAAAAAGTATGTTGTTTGCAAAACACAATCTAGCTCCGGATGAATTTGCCTTGTTCCAAAGAATATTTACATCGTTGAGTCAACAAATACCTAAACCTGATTTAATACTTTACCTGCATCGCCCTCTTGAAAAAATTAAAACGCACATTATCCAGAGAGCCAGACCATATGAAATGAATATTTCGGACCAATATTTGGAGACTGTTCAAAATTCATACTTTGATTTCTTTAAGGCGCAAACCATTATTCCTGTTTTGGTGTTAGATGCAGAACATTTTGATTTTATTAATAACCCTGTCCATTATGGAGAAATTAAGAACATCTTGACCAATAAATATAACCCTGGACTCCACCATATTAGAATAATGTTTTAAAAAAATAAAAAATGGGACAATTTTTAAAATTTGTTTTTGCATCTTGTTTAGGAACCATACTTGCAGGCCTGTTACTTTTTCTAATTCTCATAGGAATAGGAACCAGTATGGCTTCCAAAAGTATGGACGGAGAAGGAAGTGCCACCATTTCTGATCCTTCTGTATTGAAAATTAAAATACCTGATTTTCTTCCAGAACAAACAAATAATGTTCAGTTTTCCGGATTCAGCTTCAAAGAGCAAAAAGTATTGGGCGTTCATGACATTGCCCAATGTATTATCAATGCTGCTGTAGATCCAAAAATCAAAGGAATTTACCTGATCAGTTCGAATTACGCACATGGTTATGCAACCTTGAAAATAATTAGGGATGCCTTGTTGAAATTTAAAGATTCAGGAAAATTTATCATGGCTTATGTAAATTTCACTGATCATAAAAACTATTTTATAAATTCTGTTGCTGACCAAATTTACATGCATCCGCTCGGATTTGTTGAGTTAAAAGGTTTTGGTGCTTCAATTCCATTTTATAAGGAGATGATGGAAAAGATCGGTTTGAAATTTAACATTTATTATGCCGGAGAATTCAAATCAGCTACAGAGCCATTCAGACTTAGTAAAATGAGTCCCGAAAACAGACTTCAATTATCTGAATATTTGAATGGACAATTTGCCCTCTATACCGAACAAGTGGCGAAGAGCCGAAACCTTGAAAATGCCCATTTAAAAAATATTTTTGATCAATTTCTAGCCTCTTCCCCCATGAAGGCACTTGAGTATAAGTTGATTGATTCCATCGCCTATGAAATAGACGCGCAGAACAACTTACGATTTAAGCTTGGTCTTGATGCCGGAGCTAAAATTAATTTTGTCAACTTAAATGAATATTTTTTAGCCAACGGAAAGTCAAAACAGGATTACAGTGCAAAAAATAAAATAGCAGTTGTTTTTGCTGAAGGAAATATAATTGATGGACCCGGTCAGGAAGGAGAAATTGGCAGAAAGTATGTCAAAATCATCAGAGATATCCGGGAAAATAAAAATGTTAAAGCTATAGTGCTTAGGGTAAATTCACCGGGAGGCTCAGCCATGATGTCTGATGAAATCCTAAGGGAAATCGACTTAGCAAGGGCTGAAGGCAAACCTGTAGTAGTCAGTATGGGAGATTATGCTGCTTCAGGTGGATATTACATCGCATGCCACGCAGACAGTATTTTTGCAAGCCCTCATACATTAACCGGGTCCATCGGAGTATTCGCGATGATCCCAAATGTAAAAACAATGACAGACGAAAAGCTTGGTATTGATTTTGACACAATTGGGACTGGACCTATGGCCAGCAAATTTAATCTGACTCAAAATTGGGGAACTGAGGAAGCTAATATTATTCAAGAGAATATTGACCACACTTACAAGACGTTTTTAAAAGTAGTTTCTTTAGGCAGGAACATGTCTACTGATCAAGTTAATGAGATTGCCAGAGGTAGAATCTGGTTAGGTTCAAAGGCTCTGCAAAATGGCTTAATCAGTAAAATTGGAGAATTAGACGACGCCATCAAATCCGCTGCTACTTTAGCCTCAATAGATCGTTATAGAATTACAGAGTATCCTCAACAAAAAGATCCTGTCCAAAAGTTCATTGATCAAATCAAAGGTGATGAAGATGATATAAAATCCACGATGACAAAAAAGATTCTCAAAGAAAACCTTGGATCAGTTTATCCATATTATGAGGAGTGGTTAAACATCCAAAAAAATACCGGAGTTCAAATGAGGCTCCCTATTAAAATTCTCTATTGAGTAAAATCTAAGAAGTATAAAACGATAAAATATTAAACTTAAATAATCCCGTTTTCAGCCAAATACCTTTCTGCATCCAGAGCGGCCATACAACCGCTGCCAGCTGCTGTTACTGCCTGACGATATATTCTATCTTGTACATCTCCACTGGCAAAAACTCCTGGCACTTTAGTTTTACTGGTACCCGGAATGGTTTTAATGTAACCTTGTTCATCCATATCCAGCCAATTTAGAAAAGGGTCAGAATTTGGCTTATGCCCTATAGCTACAAAAAAAGCTTTTATTGGAATTTCTGATATTTGCTTGGTAACTGTATTAATAATTTTCATGCCGGTTACTTCCTCTTCCCCTAAAATATCCAATGTTTCTGTATTGTAATGGATCTGTATTGCTGGATTTGAGGCAACTCTTTCCTGCATAATTTTGGATGCCCTCATTTGATCTTTCCGCACCAGTAAATGTACCTTCGGGCAAAGCTTTGCCAAATAGCTGGCCTCTTCAGCAGCGGTATCTCCCCCTCCTACTACTGCAACTTCCAATCCTTTAAAAAAGAAACCATCACAGACCGCACATGCTGAAACTCCTTTATTCATAAGTTTTTGCTCGGCCGGCAATCCTAACCACTTGGCACTTGCTCCTGTAGAAATAATGATGGCATGAGCATGCAACACCTCTCCGGATTCTGTCCAGATTTTATGGACAGGACCGCTAAAGTCCACTCCAGTAATCCTTTCATATCTAATATCCGTTTCAAATCTTTCAGCCTGATTCTTAAAGTCATCCATCATTTGCGGACCATGCACCCCTTTAGGATATCCGGGATAATTTTCAACTTCTGTGGTTATCATGAGTTGCCCGCCTGGTTCACTACCTGTAAAAAGTACAGGATGCATATTAGCCCTTGCTGCATAAATGGCAGCTGTATAACCTGATGGCCCCGACCCAATTATAATACAATGATGAATGTTCATTTTTGAAACTTTAATTGATAATAGCAAAATTAGCCTTCTAATAAGAATATCCGTCCTAAAATGTTCACCAATTGTTCAGTTTTCTGTCCAGCATCCAATTTTAACTCTGCTTGATTGTAGAAAAATTGCCTTGTATTTAAGATGTATTTTATGGCATCTTCTTTATGTATATCATTCTTAAACAAAGGTTTATCTAATTCAGCAATGCGGCTCAGAAGTAGATGGTAATCAGCTTTAAGATAAACTGTACTGCATTGTTTCAATTGGTGCATATGATCAAAAAAAAATGGCAATCCTCCTCCAGTTGCAACCACCCCCGGATTACAGTTTAGAACATTAAACAAAACTTTTCGCTCCATAACCCTAAATTCGAATTCACCATAATTTTTCCATATATTATTGATATCAAGTTCATAAGCTGATTCAATTAACTGGTCGGTATCGTAACAATTCAAATTAAATGTATCAGCCAAGGCTCTTGCCAGGGTAGATTTACCAGCACCGGACATTCCAATCAGAACAATGTGTTTATTTAAAGTCATTTGCTTTTATCAATTGTAAATTGTTCATTAATTTGCATGATGCGATTAGTCCTTGTATACATTGTATTCTCTTTAAGCCTTTATTCCTGCGAACCCAAAAATAGGGATTCCAAGGTTAAAAAAGAGGAGTATCT is part of the Candidatus Vicinibacter affinis genome and encodes:
- a CDS encoding deoxynucleoside kinase — translated: MKKNIPYNYICIEGNIGAGKTTLTTKLATDLNSNLILEQFAENPFLEYFYKEPERYALAVELFFLAERQKQLQATIMNKDLFTEFTLADYSLIKSMLFAKHNLAPDEFALFQRIFTSLSQQIPKPDLILYLHRPLEKIKTHIIQRARPYEMNISDQYLETVQNSYFDFFKAQTIIPVLVLDAEHFDFINNPVHYGEIKNILTNKYNPGLHHIRIMF
- the trxB gene encoding thioredoxin-disulfide reductase — encoded protein: MNIHHCIIIGSGPSGYTAAIYAARANMHPVLFTGSEPGGQLMITTEVENYPGYPKGVHGPQMMDDFKNQAERFETDIRYERITGVDFSGPVHKIWTESGEVLHAHAIIISTGASAKWLGLPAEQKLMNKGVSACAVCDGFFFKGLEVAVVGGGDTAAEEASYLAKLCPKVHLLVRKDQMRASKIMQERVASNPAIQIHYNTETLDILGEEEVTGMKIINTVTKQISEIPIKAFFVAIGHKPNSDPFLNWLDMDEQGYIKTIPGTSKTKVPGVFASGDVQDRIYRQAVTAAGSGCMAALDAERYLAENGII
- a CDS encoding M28 family peptidase, coding for MRQIFILLFLCIFQVLRANSIPELEQCLINRIGSDKIEVLYELKDQDNQELEIRCKVFWANGIQAHQEITNLNFSGDFGFPINPGANKKVTIQTSNPNGFQGEIRIILSAYDRENIDISDILNQINVTRFENDLLTLQGKRNAVTDPAFLQKSRTYLTEQMAAHLPVTELKSTVPQYTCINYESNQWGTDLPGKIQIVDAHYDSYGQSPGADDNGSGTAGVLEILRVLSKYAAKKTVRYLLFDLEESGLVGSNIYLNNQINKKDTVESVFNFEMIGYYTEKENTQDLPTGFNFLFPEAYNQVIANKRKGDFITNVGNTNSKKLIEIFANACKNYVPSLKYISLEVPGTGSMVPDLRRSDHANFWDKNIPALMLTDGANFRNKNYHTPKDSLHYLDLAFASNVLKATIASLIEVAGIEHGTSKNFTLSEQTQNDDQIISQTRLNIYQGKLWIECPAFCESFKLTLINQQGQICIQKILKEDGSDRKIVDLGHLPGGLYFATLSKGSRTKTIKCLLNH
- a CDS encoding UbiD family decarboxylase; this translates as MSYPNLVSCLNDLEKTGQLLRIPVEVDPDQEMAEIHRRIYDKGGPAILFEKVKSSPFMAASNLYGTNERSEFIFRSSLAKMEQLIRLKVNPAELLKSPFKSIRLLPFLTNALPKKVIFNKPVLQHQTKISQLPLIKSWPDDGGAFITLPQVISFPPESKSLKDANVGMYRIQLTGNQYLPEEEVGLHYQLHRGIGIHHKAYNQTTKEFKISIGVGGPPAYSLGSIFPLPEGMSEILFSGLLGNKRYPYTWHEGYFIPVEVDFCITGTVLKDQLKPEGPFGDHLGYYSLTHDFPVLKVHKIFHKTDPIWHFTVVGRPPQEDSGFGHLIHQMVKELTTNEFPGVKEIHAVDVAGVHPLLLAIGSERYMPFREKSPEEILTQANHILGKGQTSLAKYLFISTNDDAPNLTTKNVPEFFDYFLRRVDWKNDLHFYTKTTIDTLDYSGENWNSGSKLVVACNRNIQRTLSRELGDFPNISTVQKIKLIAPGIIALGVPKYKNAIQTKSEVEAISEGLKHNETNGFPLLILVDDAEFVSSNFNNFLWVTFTRSNPANDIYGVDEFIENKHWGCKGSLIIDARIKPHHAPELIVDKHVQDKVDELFHSVACLKPFA
- the folK gene encoding 2-amino-4-hydroxy-6-hydroxymethyldihydropteridine diphosphokinase → MSAQPLNTNGSIVYLLLGTNLGKRKYQLDKAKGFIENLIGKIQSESSLYETQPWENPDQSSFLNQAIAIKTQLTPDQMLQEIHNIEKQMGRVRKEKNEPRIIDIDILLWGKNVIKGMDLEIPHPKLHLRNFVLVPLMEIAGNEIHPIFKKSIEELYEECEDPLEVYTIN
- the sppA gene encoding signal peptide peptidase SppA; translated protein: MGQFLKFVFASCLGTILAGLLLFLILIGIGTSMASKSMDGEGSATISDPSVLKIKIPDFLPEQTNNVQFSGFSFKEQKVLGVHDIAQCIINAAVDPKIKGIYLISSNYAHGYATLKIIRDALLKFKDSGKFIMAYVNFTDHKNYFINSVADQIYMHPLGFVELKGFGASIPFYKEMMEKIGLKFNIYYAGEFKSATEPFRLSKMSPENRLQLSEYLNGQFALYTEQVAKSRNLENAHLKNIFDQFLASSPMKALEYKLIDSIAYEIDAQNNLRFKLGLDAGAKINFVNLNEYFLANGKSKQDYSAKNKIAVVFAEGNIIDGPGQEGEIGRKYVKIIRDIRENKNVKAIVLRVNSPGGSAMMSDEILREIDLARAEGKPVVVSMGDYAASGGYYIACHADSIFASPHTLTGSIGVFAMIPNVKTMTDEKLGIDFDTIGTGPMASKFNLTQNWGTEEANIIQENIDHTYKTFLKVVSLGRNMSTDQVNEIARGRIWLGSKALQNGLISKIGELDDAIKSAATLASIDRYRITEYPQQKDPVQKFIDQIKGDEDDIKSTMTKKILKENLGSVYPYYEEWLNIQKNTGVQMRLPIKILY
- a CDS encoding AAA family ATPase; this encodes MTLNKHIVLIGMSGAGKSTLARALADTFNLNCYDTDQLIESAYELDINNIWKNYGEFEFRVMERKVLFNVLNCNPGVVATGGGLPFFFDHMHQLKQCSTVYLKADYHLLLSRIAELDKPLFKNDIHKEDAIKYILNTRQFFYNQAELKLDAGQKTEQLVNILGRIFLLEG